A window from Malassezia japonica chromosome 1, complete sequence encodes these proteins:
- the CDC45 gene encoding DNA replication initiation factor cdc45 (COG:L; BUSCO:EOG0926129I; EggNog:ENOG503NW6T): protein MVLVCRPRETGDAHVRAAGTLEFADAYRHISRVSRQRVLGDPGTAAPGGATVLILTTPLVDSLAAARIFTRLLADDEIAFRVAPVNGYRALQQILAEDVEGHLELHTLVFLNLGSLMPLPTSVPLPPNCTLHVLDSHRPWNLSNLFATSQINDHIYIWDDGEVEERLGREREAYEMLEFDVDSDSEEEDSESEGEASDDAQSDTPATDRPAKRARTPGGESHTKRRLDGEQRNVYRAVLAKYYSRGSWTGMSAAQMMYLLAVSLGRGDRDCLWYAVLGLTSQYISNAIHAGTYEGYASALASDVVAMSADDPRPAEIRGLRDVNMHGADDSAVRVVPDELRFTLYRHWSLETSMYHTSYVAAKLGIWREKGISKLRGLLAKMGLSLANCRQTYEHMDLDLRNSLVSRMESIAPEYGLTDLVFQSFTRSYGFRSMPLSASDAVEGISALLQAAHGVRVEVEGVQIVRTDSVASTRSVDNAADRGASSYGGRTLWSLSDTGVHVGARGIDEADNDPADDRDSADWENTASATWVQNFFEAYRAMDVQKASSIHLLQKSLTLAKALHQAIVAQGVTIIVKQSIKTLRSFRLSVLQDGPQLNLFVHPDTLTRLGFWLIDALRDIVSEQAERRAAAKRSKRRSKDDAGQSEQHTLQSLPFVLAALDKARDVYIVVGIVGAPDYGDVGRNRFGLAFQEAAASSGARMRNDRFDSSVLEVKRDDLLAFVEALHLQA from the exons ATGGTGCTGGTCTGCCGCCCGCGCGAgacgggcgacgcgcatgtgcgcgctgcaggcacACTCGAGTTCGCGGATGCGTACAGACATATatcgcgcgtctcgcggcagcgcgtgctcggcgatcccgggacggcggcgccgggcggcgcgaccgTCTTGATCCTCACCACGCCGCTGGTCGACTCgctggcggccgcgcgcatctTTACGCGCCTGCTGGCGGACGACGAGATTGCGTTCCGTGTGGCTCCGGTCAATGGCtaccgtgcgctgcagcagatCCTCGCAGAGGACGTCGAAGGGCACTTGGAG TTGCACACGCTCGTGTTTCTGAATCTAGGCTCGCTGATGCCGCTACCGACGTCGGTGCCACTGCCGCCAAACTGCACGCTGCATGTGCTCGACTCGCACCGTCCGTGGAATTTGAGCAACTTGTTCGCAACCTCGCAGATCAACGACCACATTTATATCTgggacgacggcgaggtcgaggaaaggctcgggcgcgagcgcgaggcctacgagatgctcgagttCGACGtcgactcggactcggaggaggaggatAGCGAGAGCGAAGGCGAGGCGAGTGATGATGCCCAATCGGATACCCCGGCCACCGACCGGCCTGCgaagcgcgcacgcaccccgggcggcgagtcgcacaccaagcgccgcctcgacggcgagcaaCGCAATGTCTACCGTGCAGTCCTGGCCAAGTACTACTCGCGGGGGAGCTGGACAGGGATGAGCGCTGCGCAGATGATGTACCTCCTCGCCGTctcgctcggccgcggcgaccgcgacTGCCTCTGGTACGCGGTGCTGGGCCTCACCTCGCAATACATCTCGAATGCGATCCACGCGGGGACCTACGAAGGCTACGCATCCGCACTCGCTTCCGACGTCGTGGCGATGTCCGCGGACGACCCGCGCCCGGCAGAGATCCGaggcctgcgcgacgtcaacatgcacggcgccgacgactccgccgtgcgcgtcgtgccAGACGAGCTCCGCTTCACGCTCTATCGCCACTGGAGTCTGGAGACGAGCATGTACCATACCAGCTATGTCGCCGCTAAGCTCGGCATCTGGCGCGAAAAGGGAATCAGCAAGCTGCGTGGCCTGCTCGCCAAGATGGGCCTGTCGCTCGCCAACTGCCGGCAGACGTACGAGCACATGGacctcgacctgcgcaaCTCGCTCGTGAGCCGCATGGAATCGATTGCGCCAGAGTACGGCTTGACCGACCTCGTCTTTCAGTCCTTTACGCGCTCGTACGGCTTCCGCTCCATGCCGCTCAGCGCGTCAGACGCGGTAGAAGGCATCTCGGCGCTCctccaggcggcgcacggcgtgcgcgtcgaggtggaAGGCGTGCAGATCGTGCGCACGGACTCGGTCGCGAGTACGCGGTCCGTGGACAATGCGGCGGACCGCGGCGCATCTTCGTACGgcgggcgcacgctctgGAGCCTCAGCGACACCGGcgtgcacgtcggcgcgcggggcATTGACGAGGCGGACAACGACCccgccgacgaccgcgacAGCGCAGACTGGGAAAACACCGCGTCGGCTACCTGGGTGCAAAACTTCTTCGAGGCATACCGCGCGATGGACGTGCAGAAAGCGTCGAGTATCCACCTGTTGCAAAAGTCGCTTACGTTGGCCAAAGCGCTCCACCAAGCGATTGTTGCGCAAGGCGTGACGATTATTGTGAAGCAGTCCATcaagacgctgcgctcctTCCGTCTATCCGTGCTACAAGACGGTCCCCAACTGAACCTATTTGTGCACCCCGACACCCTGACACGCCTCGGCTTTTGGCTGATCGACGCGTTGCGCGACATTGTCagcgagcaggccgagcggcgcgcggccgccaagCGAAGCAAACGGCGCAGCAAGGACGATGCCGGACAGTCCGAGCAGCACACGCTGCAGTCGCTCCCGTTcgtcctcgcggcgctggacaaggcacgcgacgtgtacatcgtcgtcggcatcgtcggcgcgcccgacTACGGCGACGTGGGCCGCAACCGCTTCGGCCTCGCGTTCCAGGAAGCTGCTGCGAGTAGCGGTGCACGCATGCGCAATGACCGCTTCGACTCGAGCGTCCTGGAGGTGAAGCGCGATGATCTATTGGCGTTTGttgaggcgctgcacctgcAGGCTTAA
- the STH1 gene encoding RSC chromatin remodeling complex ATPase component (EggNog:ENOG503NX7W; COG:A), with amino-acid sequence MTKERLQQIVSRMQQLKASGQTEQSNQEYASLVQTLKAFQYLQQLRMQQLASQQPTPPADAAASSNAPGTPSADAAPNAANVSFPGGSGPALSNEQLSTLRNQVGAFKQLARNQPMQGQLQSTLTDAPKPDAEAKTTPPTSTTVTAKLADAAADSHAALLAANGTEALKSSETTTPKPASSDESSADAPRAATPQDDPSSSVYPYNAYLHPFTLLAKPSTKGGDDLASMQQRLLIPSLLPAGIDARLLLEERDRFVRGRIQQRIRELESFPSTMAQVPTADAAAQYNQTSLQDQLSGAAGRGHNAKVKALIELKSLHLLERQQQLREKVVASMQLATTLGLDRSAFRRVRKQALRDARVTEQLERKQRTERERKAKQRHTDYLSMICAHGKDLLAAQNKASDQARRIGRLVLKFHVDTEREEQKRVERIAKERLNALKADDEEAYLKLIDTAKDTRITHLLQQTDAYLDNLAQAVQAQQNDDAHADFTVDKRMTADDGQGVDETTFGAARQDDPGEDTGRVDYYSVAHRYSEKITEQPSILVGGKLKEYQMKGLQWMVSLYNNRLNGILADEMGLGKTIQTISLITFLIESKKQNGPYLVIVPLSTLTNWVNEFNKWAPSVSTLVYKGTPSVRKQLAAQLKMGTFQVLLTTYEYIIKEKNLLGKIKWTHMIIDEGHRMKNTQSKLTVTLTQSYSSRYRLLLTGTPLQNNLPELWALLNFVLPKIFNSIKSFDEWFNTPFVNTGTGESNMQLNEEEALLIIKRLHKVLRPFLLRRLKKDVESELPDKVEKVIKCRMSALQAKLYQQMKKHKMIVSDIGGPGKGAKPTGIRGLQNAIMQLRKICNHPYAFEQVEAAINPTKENGPDLFRVAGKFELLDRILPKLFATGHRVLIFFQMTAIMDIMEDFMRFRGIKYLRLDGSTKPDDRSVLLREFNQPDSEYDVFILSTRAGGLGLNLQSADTVIIYDSDWNPHQDLQAQDRAHRIGQKVEVRILRLVTEKSVEETILSRAQSKLEINGKVIQAGKFDNQATADERELLLRAMLEADNEDEDEEEHGELNDDELNELLARTNDEVARFQEVDRERHADEEAEWHALGNTGPVPERLMQENELPEMYRRDFDAEAIDGSQEEQPLSRRRNVVHYDDGLTEDQFLRALEGDQDLGDVVERKRERAEKRRLKQSGLLETDVDTSGADTPKLGRKRAKDGSSATDTPDPSSPGELASGEKKRKLGGALDAMASPAELSDALNKRRKVDEKSDALKAALQQCYRAVEQCEEEETGRQRCVLFIDIPKKSEYPDYHVLIPQPIALRQIRKRIESKAYKSLEACKSDFHLMFNNARTYNQEGSLVWNDAEELQKVFDETYEQVQQQLEAQESESEAHDADYSQGEVPVSLESPMDADEGEPQQRAPGKVGMKIKLSMAGRKKRTP; translated from the exons ATGAccaaggagcgcctgcagcagATTGTTTCT CGCATGCAGCAACTCAAAGCTAGCGGTCAGACCGAGCAATCCAACCAGGAAtacgcgtcgctcgtccAGACCCTCAAGGCGTTCCAATACTTGCAACAGCTGCGtatgcagcagctcgcgtcACAGCAACCGACCCCACCTgcggacgccgcggcatCGTCCAACGCACCAGGCACCCCTTCGgcagacgcggcgcccaaCGCCGCCAACGTGTCGTTTccgggcggcagcggcccAGCGCTTTCGAACGAGCAGCTCTCTACGCTCCGCAACCAGGTTGGCGCGTTTAAGCAGCTCGCACGGAACCAACCGATGCAGGGTCAGCTCCAAAGCACGCTCACTGACGCGCCGAAgccggacgccgaggccaagaccacgccgccgaccagcaCCACCGTCACGGCCAAGCTcgcggacgcggccgccgactcgcacgccgcgctcctcgctgcgaacggcaccgaggcgctcaagtCGTCCGAAACAACGACACCGAAGCCGGCGTCGTCCGACGAGTCgtccgccgacgcgcctcgtgccgcgacgccccAGGACGAtccgtcgagctcggttTATCCCTATAACGCGTACTTGCATCCCTTTACGCTCCTGGCCAAGCCCAGCACCAagggcggcgacgacctcgcATCGATGCAGCAGCGACTATTGATTCCGAGTCTGCTGCCGGCTGGCATCGACGCTCGCCTCCTGctggaggagcgcgaccgcTTTGTGCGTGGGCGCatccagcagcgcatccgcgaGCTGGAGTCTTTCCCGTCGACCATGGCCCAGGTGCCgacggccgacgcggcTGCGCAGTACAACCAGACTTCGCTGCAGGACCAGCTGAGCGGTGCCGCAGGCCGCGGTCACAACGCCAAGGTCAAGGCGCTGATCGAGCTCAAGTCGCTGcacctcctcgagcgccagcagcagctgcgcgagaagGTCGTGGCCAGCATGCAGCTTGCCACGAccctcggcctcgaccgcTCTGCATTCCGGCGTGTTCgcaagcaggcgctgcgtgacgCTCGTGTCAcagagcagctcgagcgcaagcagcgcacggagcgcgagcgcaaggcgaaGCAGCGCCACACGGACTATCTGTCCATGATCTGTGCGCACGGAAAGGACCTCTTGGCTGCTCAGAACAAGGCGTCCGACCAGGCGCGGCGTATCGGCCGCCTGGTGCTCAAGTTCCATGTGGATAcagagcgcgaggagcaaAAGCGTgtggagcgcatcgccaaAGAGCGTCTGAATGCGCTcaaggccgacgacgaagaggccTACTTGAAGCTCATTGATACCGCAAAAGATACGCGTATTACGCACCTTCTGCAACAGACCGACGCTTACCTGGACAACCTCGCCCAGgccgtgcaggcgcagcagaaCGACGATGCCCACGCCGACTTTACCGTGGACAAGCGCATGACGGCTGACGACGGACAAGGCGTGGACGAGACGACGTttggcgccgcccgccaGGACGACCCCGGCGAAGACACTGGTCGTGTAGACTACTACTCTGTGGCGCATCGCTACTCGGAGAAGATCACGGAGCAGCCCTCAATTCTTGTGGGTGGCAAGCTGAAGGAGTACCAGATGAAGGGTCTGCAGTGGATGGTGTCTTTGTACAACAACCGACTGAACGGTATTCTTGCTGATGAAATGGGTCTCGGCAAGACCATCCAGACCATCTCTCTGATTACCTTCTTGATCGAGTCCAAGAAACAGAACGGACCGTACCTGGTGATTGTGCCGCTCTCCACGTTGACCAACTGGGTGAACGAGTTCAACAAGTGGGCGCCGTCTGTTTCGACGCTCGTGTACAAGGgtacgccgagcgtgcgtaAGCAGctggccgcgcagctcaagaTGGGCACTTTCCAAGTACTCTTGACCACCTATGAGTATATTATCAAGGAAAAGAACCTCTTGGGCAAGATCAAGTGGACCCACATGATTATTGACGAGGGTCACCGCATGAAGAATACCCAGAGCAAACTCACTGTGACGCTGACGCAATCCTACTCGAGCCGGTACCGTCTCTTGCTGACGGGTACGCCGCTGCAAAACAATCTGCCCGAATTGTGGGCGCTGCTCAACTTTGTGTTGCCCAAGATCTTTAACTCGATCAAGAGCTTCGATGAGTGGTTCAATACACCCTTTGTCAACACCGGCACTGGTGAGAGCAACATGCAGCTCAACGAAGAAGAGGCACTACTCATCATCAAGCGTCTGCACAAGGTCCTGCGTCCCTTTTTGCTGCGCCGTCTTAAGAAGGACGTCGAGAGCGAGCTGCCCGACAAGGTGGAAAAGGTTATCAAGTGCCGCATGagtgcgctgcaggccaAGCTCTACCAGCAGATGAAGAAGCACAAGATGATTGTGAGCGACATCGGTGGGCCGGGCAAGGGTGCAAAGCCGACAGGTATCCGTGGTCTGCAAAACGCCATcatgcagctgcgcaagatcTGTAACCATCCCTACGCGTTTGAGCAGGTCGAAGCGGCGATCAATCCTACGAAAGAGAACGGCCCCGACCTCttccgcgtcgccggcaagtttgagctgctcgaccgcatcCTTCCGAAGCTCTTTGCTACGGGCCATCGCGTTTTGATTTTCTTCCAGATGACGGCGATCATGGATATTATGGAAGACTTTATGCGTTTCCGTGGCATCAAATATCTCCGTCTCGACGGTTCAACCAAGCCCGATGACCGCTCCgtcctcctgcgcgagtTTAACCAGCCCGACTCGGAGTACGACGTGTTTATTCTCTCTACGCGTGCAGGTGGTCTCGGTCTCAACTTGCAATCTGCAGACACGGTCATTATCTACGACTCGGACTGGAATCCGCACCAGGATCTCCAGGCCCAagaccgtgcgcaccgtATCGGCCAAAAGGTCGAAGTGCGCATTCTGCGTCTTGTTACGGAGAAATCAGTCGAAGAGACGATTCTGTCGCGTGCTCAGTCCAAGCTTGAAATCAACGGCAAGGTCATCCAGGCCGGCAAGTTCGACAACCAGGCCACggcggacgagcgcgagctgctgctgcgtgccaTGCTGGAAGCGGACAatgaggacgaggacgaggaggagcacgGGGAGCTcaacgacgacgagcttAACGAACTCCTGGCGCGTACCAACGACGAAGTCGCGCGCTTCCAGGAAgtcgaccgcgagcgccacgccgacgaAGAAGCCGAGTGGCATGCGCTTGGCAACACGGGCCCCGTGCCCGAGCGCCTGATGCAAGAGAACGAGCTGCCGGAAATGTACCGCCGCGACTTTGACGCGGAGGCGATTGACGGCAGCCAGGAAGAGCAGCCGctgtcgcgccgccgcaacGTGGTGCACTACGACGACGGTCTCACTGAAGATCAGTTCCTCCGTGCTCTCGAGGGCGACCAGGACCTGGGCGACGTCgtggagcgcaagcgcgagcgtgccgagaaGCGCCGCTTGAAGCAGAGTGGCCTCTTGGAGACGGACGTTGACACGTCGGGCGCCGACACGCCCAAGCTTggccgcaagcgcgccaaggacgGAAGCAGTGCTACGGACACGCCCGACCCTTCGTCGCCGGGCGAGCTGGCCTCGGGCGAGAAGAAGCGgaagctcggcggcgcactcgaCGCGATGGCGTCCCCCGCCGAACTTTCGGATGCGCTGAACAAACGCCGCAAGGTGGACGAGAAGAGCGATGCGCTCAAGGCTGCCCTCCAGCAGTGCTACCGCGCGGTGGAGCAATGCGAGGAGGAAGAAACCGGCCGCCAGCGCTGTGTGCTCTTTATCGATATCCCGAAGAAGAGCGAGTACCCCGACTACCATGTGCTTATTCCGCAGCCGATCGCCTTGCGGCAGATCCGCAAGCGTATTGAATCCAAGGCGTACAAATCGCTGGAAGCGTGCAAGAGCGATTTCCATTTGATGTTTAACAATGCTCGGACCTATAATCAAGAGGGTTCGTTGGTTTGGAACGATGCCGAAGAGCTGCAGAAAGTCTTTGACGAGACCTATGAGCAGgtccagcagcagctcgaggcacAAGagagcgagagcgaggcACACGACGCTGATTATTCCCAAGGGGAAGTACCTGTATCACTAGAAAGCCCTATGGACGCGGATGAAGGAGAGCCCCAacagcgtgcgccgggcAAGGTGGGCATGAAAATCAAGCTTTCCATGGCCGGCCGCAAGAAGCGCACTCCATAG
- a CDS encoding uncharacterized protein (EggNog:ENOG503P6FF; COG:S): protein MSSNTEQQGFFGVNHETSGSGDVTPGGQVHQIAQTPVLESGNPFDKASIPAEARQQQIVGVPGEKLPEDKSKVLLALDGTEAGDKAFAYLLENKTIAPGSHIFLTTVLPANVLGGPWVSGPLSIDTKKQNELLRQLRQQAVERMAPYKAKLKEKGYNVTMHVLHGDARASLLKVISYHKVDLVLIGKRNRGWKKGLTSGTVSSYLVSHSPVPVLVIK from the exons ATGTCTAGCAACACGGAACAGCAGGGTTTCTTCGGTGTGAACCACGAAACCTCGGGTAGCGGTGACGTTACTCCCGGTGGCCA GGTCCACCAGATTGCCCAGACCCCCGTCCTGGAGTCGGGCAACCCCTTCGACAAGGCTTCGATCCCCGCCGAGGCTCGTCAGCAGCAGATCGTCGGTGTCCCCGGTGAGAAGCTCCCTGAGGACAAGAGCAAGGTTCTGCTTGCTCTCGATGGTACCGAGGCTGGTGACAAGGCCTTTGCCTACCTGCTCGAGAACAAGACCATCGCGCCTGGTAGCCACATCTTCTTGACCACCGTCCTGCCGGCCAACGTGCTGGGTGGCCCTTGGGTGTCGGGTCCCCTCTCGATCGACACCAAGAAACAGAACGAGCTTCTCCGCCAGCTGCGTCAGCAGGCTGTTGAGCGCATGGCCCCTTACAAGGCCAAGCTCAAGGAGAAGGGCTACAACGTTACCATGCACGTTCTGCACggcgacgcccgcgcctcgctgctCAAGGTCATCAGCTACCACAAGGTCGACCTTGTCCTTAT TGGCAAGCGCAACCGCGGCTGGAAGAAGGGTCTTACCAGCGGTACCGTCTCGTCGTACCTGGTCAGCCACTCGCCCGTCCCCGTTCTTGTCATCAAGTAA
- the RPL3 gene encoding 60S ribosomal protein L3 (EggNog:ENOG503NUF5; COG:J): protein MDVDEEDQVSPVSDTVYERGGDETVTPIYVPSPKLSAPAVDEYLESLSAPRATIPRVFVAFMDRGLQLLCANDYQVDVATKQFAQSNNADFGYFKLSPKELENLEKTLRDHSAEMSLLKRALPDRTPGEIVKSIYYWQTAPTRPATVSPTPPAAPDLGKCVMCRRADPKRRLKVCGQCGMVAHQGCVGFTNADLEASEWFCDLCRNDQDPDSALLPHSQPSCTLAFEIFPVKTSRRESVHTLSFKSETGHMCAQIWCKEHRNVAKSKTTYDFFESDNKLGMTAMQAYAQTHKQVTTMSHCKFEHPRHGSLGFLPRKRAASHRGKCKSFPKDDPKKPVHLTAFMGYKAGMTHIVRDLDRPGSKMHKREVVEATTVIETPPMVVVGVVGYIETPRGLRSLTTVWAEHLSDEVKRRFYKNWYRSKKKAFTKYAKKHSENNGQSIARELERIRKYCTVVRVLAHTQLRNTSLKQKKAHLMEIQVNGGSVADKVEFAQGLFEKTVDVGSLFTQDENVDVIGVTKGKGYEGVTARWGTKKLPRKTHKGLRKVACIGAWHPANVMFTVARSGQDGYHHRTELNKKIYRIGNGADKASATTEFDTTQKPITPMGGFPHYGVVKNDFIMIKGCCPGVKKRVLTIRKSHQIHTSRRDLEKVSLKFIDTSSKFGHGNYQTAAEREAFEGPKKAPVVYY, encoded by the exons ATGGAcgtggacgaggaggatCAAGTTTCCCCGGTGTCGGACACCGTTTAtgagcgaggcggtgaCGAAACAGTCACACCGATCTATGTGCCCTCGCCGAAGCTCTCTGCACCGGCTGTGGATGAGTACCTTGAAAGTCTTTCGGCACCACGGGCCACAATTCCCCGCGTGTTTGTCGCATTTATGGACCGAGGACTGCAGCTGTTGTGTGCTAATGACTACCAGGTCGACGTGGCGACCAAGCAATTTGCACAAAGCAACAATGCCGACTTTGGCTACTTCAAGCTTTCGCCGAAGGAGCTGGAGAATTTGGAAAAGACCTTGCGCGATCACTCGGCAGAGATGAGCCTGCTCAAGCGTGCCCTGCCTGATCGTACGCCGGGAGAGATTGTAAAGAGCATCTATTATTGGCAAAC CGCCCCCACACGGCCCGCTACCGTGTCGCCTACACctcctgcggcgcccgacTTGGGCAAGTGTGTCATGTGCCGGCGCGCGGATCCCAAACGTCGTTTGAAGGTCTGTGGCCAGTGTGGAATGGTTGCGCACCAAGGCTGTGTCGGATTTACCAATGCAGACTTGGAGGCGTCCGAATGGTTCTGTGACCTGTGCCGCAATGACCAAGACCCCGACTCAGCCCTGCTTCCGCATT CCCAGCCGTCGTGTACGCTCGCCTTTGAGATCTTCCCTGTAAAGACTTCACGCCGTGAATCGGTTCACACGCTATCTTTCAAGTCGGAGACCGGCCATATGTGTGCGCAGATCTGGTGCAAGGAACATCGCAACGTGGCCAAGTCCAAGACGACGTACGACTTTTTCGAAAGTGACAACAAGCTCGGCATGACGGCCATGCAAGCCTATGCCCAGACCCACAAGCAAGTCACCA CCATGTCTCACTGCAAG TTCGAGCACCCCCGTCACGGCTCGCTTGGTTTCCTTCCtcgcaagcgcgccgcgagccaCCGCGGCAAGTGCAAGTCGTTCCCCAAGGATGACCCCAAGAAGCCCGTTCACCTGACGGCCTTCATGGGCTACAAGGCCGGTATGACTCACATTGTTCGCGACCTCGACCGCCCCGGTTCGAAGATGCACAAGCGtgaggtcgtcgaggccaCTACGGTCATCGAGACTCCCCCCATGGTCGTGGTTGGTGTCGTTGGCTACATCGAGACCCCCCGTGGTCTCCGCTCGCTCACCACTGTCTGGGCTGAGCACCTCTCTGACGAGGTCAAGCGCCGCTTCTACAAGAACTGGTACCGCAGCAAGAAGAAGGCCTTCACCAAGTACGCCAAGAAGCACTCGGAGAACAACGGTCAGTCGATCGCCCGTGAGCTCGAGCGTATCCGCAAGTACTGCACTGTTGTCCGTGTGCTCGCGCACACCCAGCTGCGCAACACCAGCCTGAAGCAGAAGAAGGCTCACCTCATGGAGATCCAGGTCAACGGTGGCTCGGTCGCCGACAAGGTTGAGTTCGCCCAGGGTCTCTTCGAGAAGACTGTTGACGTCGGCAGCCTCTTCACCCAGGACGAGAACGTTGATGTTATCGGTGTTACCAAGGGTAAGGGTTACGAGGGTGTGACTGCCCGTTGGGGTACCAAGAAGCTTCCTCGCAAGACCCACAAGGGTCTCCGCAAGGTCGCCTGTATCGGTGCCTGGCACCCGGCCAACGTTATGTTCACCGTTGCCCGCTCTGGTCAGGACGGTTACCACCACCGCACTGAGCTCAACAAGAAGATCTACCGTATCGGTAACGGTGCTGACAAGGCCTCGGCCACCACCGAGTTCGACACCACCCAGAAGCCCATTACCCCCATGGGTGGCTTCCCCCACTACGGTGTGGTGAAGAACGACTTCATCATGATCAAGGGCTGCTGCCCTGGTGTGAAGAAGCGTGTTCTGACTATCCGCAAGTCGCACCAGATCCACACCTCGCGCCGTGACCTCGAGAAGGTTTCGCTCAAGTTCATTGACACCTCGTCCAAGTTCGGCCACGGCAACTACCAGACTGCCGCTGAGCGTGAGGCGTTCGAGGGCCCCAAGAAGGCTCCCGTGGTGTACTACTAA